The Candidatus Zymogenaceae bacterium sequence GGGCCATCTTCACCAGCGGGACCGGCATCATGGACGTGCTGTTAAAGAAGGCCCGGGCGGTCGGCGTCGAGCTCTTGGAGGACGTATCGATCCTGGAGCTGATGAAGACAGACGGCCGTATAGCCGGCGCCCTGGGGCTGGACGTCCGGACGGGCGAGTTCATCCGGTTCCGGGCGGGGGCGGTCGTCATCGCCTCCGGAGGCTGGCACAAGGCCTTCTGGCCCAACACCGGCATGCGGGACCTCTCCGGCGATGGGATCGCCGCCGCCTTCCGTGCCGGGGCGGATATCGGGAATATGGAGTTCATCACATTCTGCTGCAACGTCTTCTACGCCCCTCCCATCTGGCGGGGGAGTCTCGCCCCGTATATCCTAAGCCTCGTCTGCGGCGGCCGCATGAGCGACCGAAACGGCGATGACCTGTTGAGCGGGTTCGATCCGGTGCTGCAGCAGAAGGGGGTGTTGACCGAGTGGAACAAGAGCTTCCTCTCGTACGTGTCCACCCTTGCCGCCCGGGAGGGAAGGGCGCTGGAAAACGGGGGAATTCACTACTCCCGGGGGGATGTCGACTGGGGATTCATGCAGATGGTCGGGGGGGTGATCTTCCCGAACTGGAAATACAAGGCGATAGACTTTTCCACCTGGGCTGAAAAGCTTGAGAAAAACGAGCCGGTGGAGGTGGGCCCGGCGGTGGAGTACTTCGACGGGGGGATCGTCGTGGGCGACCGGTTCGAGACAACCGTCCCCGGCCTCTACGCCGCAGGGGAGGCGGCCCTGGGGGCGTTCGGGGCCAACCGGGTCTTCTCCGCCGTCACCGAGATGCTGGTGCAGGGAAGGGACGCGGGGCGCTTTTCCGCAGAGTTTGCAAAGGCCAAAAAGGCCCCGGAGCCGAAGCGAGATGCCTTTCGGGAGGCGGAGGAGCGGGCGTGTGCGCCGCTATCGTGTACCGGTGGAGAGAATCCGCCGGCTGTGAGAAGAAACATCCAGGAGGCTGCCCACAGGCGCTTGGGCCCGATTCGAAGCGAGGGTGAGCTGACCGCCTTCATCGGCATGCTCGAGGATGTTCAAAAGAACGTTCTTTCGAACCTCTCCGTCTCGTACACCGGCAGGACGTACAACAAGGAATGGTTCGACGCCCTGGAGCTTCGGAA is a genomic window containing:
- a CDS encoding FAD-binding protein, producing the protein MAETYHDTDVLVMGGGGAGFRAAIEAAHSGVHVTLVSKGPLARSGASPMAGADFTLDGTSMNELGREGDVNDSKEKVFNDIVTQGWYLNNQKLVGQYVDTAKSQLADLMEWGIDITLSDQRAIFTSGTGIMDVLLKKARAVGVELLEDVSILELMKTDGRIAGALGLDVRTGEFIRFRAGAVVIASGGWHKAFWPNTGMRDLSGDGIAAAFRAGADIGNMEFITFCCNVFYAPPIWRGSLAPYILSLVCGGRMSDRNGDDLLSGFDPVLQQKGVLTEWNKSFLSYVSTLAAREGRALENGGIHYSRGDVDWGFMQMVGGVIFPNWKYKAIDFSTWAEKLEKNEPVEVGPAVEYFDGGIVVGDRFETTVPGLYAAGEAALGAFGANRVFSAVTEMLVQGRDAGRFSAEFAKAKKAPEPKRDAFREAEERACAPLSCTGGENPPAVRRNIQEAAHRRLGPIRSEGELTAFIGMLEDVQKNVLSNLSVSYTGRTYNKEWFDALELRNIVELLLVSAKSARLRTESRGVHFREDFPHTDNDAWLCETIVSRGEDAIAFSSRPVTVPHMTPPRGKTPYLEMMKTLMEAHSDTGGKH